A single Caretta caretta isolate rCarCar2 chromosome 2, rCarCar1.hap1, whole genome shotgun sequence DNA region contains:
- the RRS1 gene encoding ribosome biogenesis regulatory protein homolog: MAALCLEELLARAEQREAEPHRSVAVQKELELEFDLGNLLALDRNPPPSVPRAQRESRLRSLARDNTQLLVAQLWGLPAGRAEGATGPLVAQLPEPSYRLPREKPLPRPRPPTRWEQFARLKGIRRRKRTSLVWDEAAKQWRRRWGYERAGGDPARDWLIEVPAGADPHEDQFAKRLRDKREKVARNEFNRLRNIARGALPGRGLHPTGHQSRAELGRATQVARVSTASLGRFQPRLPKEPAAPPPRGGKKRHFQPLLGDLAAERSRQLELLRGLGSKKPPLDLTRAVNKQLREEDAQAAAGKGKKRGQRGKRGRQRPGGGKGPAGGKGKKGGAPRRRQQQRPAGRKRS; this comes from the coding sequence ATGGCGGCGCTGTGCCTGGAGGAGTTGCTGGCTCGCGCGGAGCAGCGCGAGGCGGAGCCGCACCGGAGTGTCGCGGTGCagaaggagctggagctggagttcgacctggggaacctgctggcgcTGGACCGGAACCCGCCGCCCTCGGTGCCGCGGGCCCAGCGCGAGAGCCGGCTGCGCTCGCTGGCCCGGGACAACACGCAGCTGCTGGTGGCCCAGCTGTGGGGGCTGCCGGCGGGGCGCGCCGAGGGGGCGACGGGCCCGCTGGTGGCGCAGCTGCCCGAGCCCTCCTACCGCCTGCCCCGGGAGAAGCCCTTGCCGCGGCCCCGGCCGCCCACCCGCTGGGAGCAGTTCGCCCGGCTGAAGGGCATCCGGCGGCGGAAGCGCACGTCGCTGGTGTGGGACGAGGCGGCCAAGCAGTGGCGGCGGCGCTGGGGCTACGAGCGGGCCGGCGGGGACCCCGCCCGGGACTGGCTCATCGAGGTGCCGGCCGGCGCCGACCCCCACGAGGACCAGTTCGCCAAGCGGCTCCGCGACAAGCGCGAGAAAGTGGCGCGCAACGAGTTCAACCGCCTCCGCAACATCGCCCGGGGCGCCCTGCCCGGCCGCGGCCTCCACCCCACCGGCCACCAGAGCCGCGCCGAGCTGGGCCGCGCCACGCAAGTGGCCCGCGTTTCCACCgcctccctgggccgcttccaGCCCCGGCTGCCCAAGGAGCCGGCCGCGCCCCCGCCCAGGGGCGGCAAGAAGCGGCACTTCCAGCCGCTGCTCGGTGACCTGGCGGCCGAGAGGAGCCGGCAGCTGGAGCTGCTGCGGGGCCTGGGCAGCAAGAAGCCGCCGCTCGACCTGACCCGCGCCGTCAACAAGCAGCTGCGCGAGGAGGACGCGCAGGCGGCCGCGGGCAAGGGCAAGAAGCGCGGGCAGCGGGGCAAGCGGGGCCGGCAGCGCCCGGGAGGCGGCAAGGGGCCGGCGGGCGGCAAAGGCAAGAAGGGCGGGGCCccgcggcggcggcagcagcagcgccCGGCGGGCAGAAAGAGGAGCTGA